A single genomic interval of Mycobacterium sp. DL592 harbors:
- the cax gene encoding calcium/proton exchanger has protein sequence MTNSDIKAVPLLSGRDRIMLAVTAVAAGAAGALHFAHGNAVVTFIAAAVALAALASLVGRSVEALGDRLGPKATGLLQTALGNLPELFVILFALKAGLFDVVKATLVGSILANVLLVLGAAFVVGGLKHGSQRFAADDSRTLGLMFTLAVFILAVPSLTAALHTPAATHERTVSVVVSVIMLALFALSLPAALSRSSKQNHGSPIAANPDSAAAASKAAKHGEWPLLMAIGMLAATGIGAAFVSEWFVGALQPAMDAAGINEVFAGLVIVAIAGNAVENVVGIQLAAKNQMDFAVQVILQSPVQIALTIAPIVVLAAGLLGQPEFNLVLSPLLLASMVMSALVAVLVTFDGESNWFEGAALIALYGAIATSFWWG, from the coding sequence GTGACCAACAGCGACATCAAAGCAGTGCCGTTGTTGTCAGGGCGTGACCGCATCATGCTCGCGGTCACCGCCGTCGCGGCCGGTGCCGCCGGGGCGCTGCACTTCGCCCACGGCAACGCGGTGGTCACCTTCATCGCCGCCGCGGTCGCGCTCGCGGCGCTGGCATCACTGGTCGGCCGGTCGGTGGAGGCGCTGGGAGACCGGCTGGGCCCCAAGGCAACCGGCCTTCTGCAGACTGCGCTGGGCAACCTGCCCGAGCTGTTCGTAATCCTGTTCGCCCTCAAGGCCGGGCTCTTCGACGTGGTGAAGGCCACCCTGGTCGGGTCGATCCTGGCCAACGTCCTACTGGTGCTGGGGGCGGCCTTCGTCGTCGGCGGGCTCAAGCACGGCAGTCAGCGTTTCGCCGCCGACGACTCACGCACCCTCGGGCTGATGTTCACCCTTGCGGTGTTCATCCTGGCGGTGCCCTCGCTGACCGCCGCGCTGCACACCCCCGCGGCCACCCACGAACGCACGGTGTCGGTGGTGGTGTCGGTGATCATGCTGGCGCTGTTCGCGCTGTCGCTGCCGGCCGCGCTGTCGCGCTCGTCCAAACAGAACCACGGTTCGCCCATCGCGGCCAACCCGGATTCCGCGGCGGCGGCGAGCAAGGCGGCCAAGCACGGCGAGTGGCCGCTTCTGATGGCGATCGGCATGCTCGCCGCCACCGGGATCGGCGCCGCGTTCGTCTCGGAGTGGTTCGTCGGAGCGCTTCAGCCCGCGATGGACGCCGCCGGGATCAACGAGGTGTTCGCCGGCCTGGTGATCGTGGCCATCGCGGGCAACGCCGTCGAAAACGTGGTCGGCATCCAGCTGGCGGCCAAGAACCAGATGGACTTCGCGGTCCAGGTGATCCTGCAGTCGCCGGTCCAGATCGCGCTCACCATCGCCCCGATCGTCGTGCTGGCCGCGGGTCTGCTCGGGCAGCCGGAGTTCAACCTGGTGCTCTCGCCACTGCTGCTGGCGTCCATGGTGATGTCGGCCCTCGTCGCGGTTTTGGTGACCTTCGACGGTGAGTCCAACTGGTTCGAGGGCGCCGCGCTGATCGCCCTGTACGGGGCCATCGCCACGTCGTTCTGGTGGGGTTAG